Below is a window of Methanocaldococcus jannaschii DSM 2661 DNA.
GATAAAAATATCAACTCTTCCAATGTTCAATTAAACGAATTTATGAGGCAAAATGTAAATATGTTAAAAGAGCTAAATCAAAAAATTGATAAATATCTTGAAAATAATAATGAAATTTTAAAAGAAATGGAGAAATATGTTAAAGAAGACATAGAACATAAAAATAGAATGGAAAGAAAATTAAAACAAATATCTATGCTATTACTCATAGTAATAATTGCAATAGGTCTTACAATTAGCTATATGGTAATATTAAATAATGAATATTTATCTACCCAGCTTTTTAATTATATACAAATAGCTATTCAATATTTAAAATCACTATTATCTAATTATTAACTTAATATTTAAATAAGGGCTACTATGGATGAAAAGGAAATAGAGGAGAGGTTTGAAGTATTGAGTAAAAAAATTTTAGAATTAGAGAAGAGAGTAGATGCAAAACTAAAAGAAAATGAGAAAAAATTAGATGAAAAAACTAATAAAATATTAAAACAAGAGGCGTTGTTAGCTTTAGGAATATACATAAAAACCATGGAGGATTTAAAAAGAAACCTAAAAATAATCCGCATTAATATCATAATCTTAGGGATTTTAATTGTATTTCTTTATATAACGGTTATAATCTTGATGTTGAAACTAATAAAAATATTTTAAGTGAGATTATGGACAAAAAGCAATTTATTAAAATATGTAGAAAATTGTATGATAGGAAATATGTTGTAGGTAGTGGAGGCAATGTATCAGTTAAAGAGGGGGATAAAATATATCTGACTCCAACTGGCTCTATTTTAGGGTTTTTAAAGGAAGATGATATAGCTGAAATGGATTTGGATGGTAATGTTATAAAAGGAAAACCTACATCAGAAAAAAATCTCCACTTAATGATTTATAGAAAAAGAAATGACATAAACGCAATAATCCACACTCATTCACTTATATCAACTTTTTTATCGACAATAAACAAAGAAATAGAACTTTTAACACCAGAAGGAAAAATATTTTTGAAGAAAATTGGTTATGTTGATTACTATGAGGCAGGTAGTTTAAAATTAGCTGAAGAAACAGCAAAAAGAGATGAGGACGTTATTATATTAAAAAATCATGGAGTAGTTTGTTTAGGTAAAGATTTGATAGATGCATATATAAAAGTGGAGGTTTTAGAAGAACAAGCTAAACTTACACTTTTAAACCTTCTTGTAAAGAAATAGTGGGGATTTTTAAATTTATTTAACTCTTTCTAATTCACTAACAATACTCCAAATTTGTGTTCTTGTGTGAAGTGGCATGTTTGGGTCGTTGCTAATCTCATCTAAGATGTGGATTGCTGTTGCACTTCTAACGATTGGCTCCTCCCCCTCTTTTAAAACAGCTTCTTTAGCCTTTTCAGCAGCAGCTCTAATGTTTCTTGGAACGGTTGTATCGTTAATTATCTCATCCAACATCAAAGCAACTCCTTTTAATATTTCCTCAGGTGTTTTCTCACTCGCTGCACTACCAAATACCATAACTCTCACCTCCAAACAAAGCATTATATAATATATTTAAAAGAGAATTATTTAAAATTAGTATTAATATTATTGTTTATGGGTTTTAACTATTTATTACTTTAGGAGATATTTAGGTTTATCGGTGAAATTTATGTGTGGTATCATTGGCTATATAGGTAATGATAAAGCTCCAAAAATCTTATTAAATGGATTAAGAAGGTTGGAATATAGAGGATATGATAGCTGTGGAATTGGAGTTGTTGATAATAATAAACTAATTATTAAAAAGAATGTGGGCAAAGTTGAAGAGGTTGCTAAAAAAGAGAGATTTTTGGATATTGATGGAAATATTGGGATAGGGCATTGTTTGCATCCAGATACTTATGTTATATTGCCAGATGGAAGAATGAAAAAGATTTCTGAAATTGATGAAGATGAGGTTTTATCAGTTAATTTTGAAGATTTAAAGCTATATAATAAAAAAATCAAAAAGTTTAAACATAAAGCACCAAAGATATTATATAAGATAAAAACTGCCTTTTCTGAACTTATTACAACTGGAGAACATAAATTGTTTGTTGTAGAGAATGGAAAGATAGTTGAGAAGTGTGTTAAAGATTTGAATGGAAGTGAGTTAATTGGTGTAGTGAGGAAGTTAAATTATAGCTTTAATGATAATGTTGAGTTTAAGGATGTATATGTTGAAAGGCATTATAAGTTAGATGAAACAATAAGAAATAAACTAAGAAAAGTTAGAGAAAAATTAGGACTAACAAGAAAAGACGTTGAAAAATTATGTGGAGTTAAAGAAATATATATTGTAAAAATTGAAACTGGAAAATTAGAGAGTATTGAAGAAGAGAGATTAAAGAAATTATGTTCTCTTTATGGTATCAACTTTGAAGAGATTATATATAGGGATAACTTACATTACACAAATCCTGTTAAATTTCCAAAAACTCCTACTCCAGAATTAATGCAGATTATTGGTTATATTATTGGAGATGGGCATTTCCCTTCAAATAGGATGTTGAGATTGAAGGATGAAAGAAAAGAAGTTTTAGAGGAATATAATCAACTATTTAAAACTGTCTTTAACTTAGAAGGGAATATCAAAAAAGGAGATGGCAATTATTATATATTAGAGATAAACAGCAAATACCTGATTGATTGGTTCAGAGAAAACATTCCAGAGTTATTTAATAAAACCGGTAATGAGAGAACTCCAGAATTTGTATTTAGATTAAATAATGATTTGGTTGCATCATATTTAAGAGGAATATTTGATGCAGAAGGTTATATAAGAGCTGAGGCTAAGCAAATTGGTATAGGAATGACTTCCAAATGCTTTATAAAAGAGATTCAGTTCTTGTTGTTGAGATTTGGAATTTTAGCATCATATTCAAAAATTAAAAGAAAAGAGGAAAATTGGAACAATACTCATAAGCTTCTTATAAGTGATAAAAAATCCTTTGAATTATTTAAAAAATACATTGGTTTTACTGCAAAGGACAAAATGGAGAAATTAGAGGCTATATTAAACAAAATGAAAGGACTTAACTTTAGATATATTTCAATTCCTTTAACTAAAAAAGAGATTAGGGAATTTGTAGGAGTTCCATTAAAAACAATAAAAAATGGAGATAACTATTGCACCGATTACACAATAGAAAAGATTATTGAAGAACTAAACAGTAAAGGACTATATGATAAAGCAGAGTATTTAAAAAGATTTTTAGACGCTGATATAGTTTGGACAAAATTTAAAATTGAAGAGGTTGAATCTGATGTTGAATATGTCTATGATTTAGAGGTTGAGGACTATCATAATTTCATTGGGAATTTAATAATTAATCATAATTCAAGATGGGCAACACACGGAAATGTATGCAAAGAAAACGCTCATCCCCATACTGACTGCAAAGAAGAGATTGCAGTAGTTCATAATGGAATCATCTCTAACTACAAAGAGTTAAAAG
It encodes the following:
- the fucA gene encoding L-fuculose phosphate aldolase, producing MDKKQFIKICRKLYDRKYVVGSGGNVSVKEGDKIYLTPTGSILGFLKEDDIAEMDLDGNVIKGKPTSEKNLHLMIYRKRNDINAIIHTHSLISTFLSTINKEIELLTPEGKIFLKKIGYVDYYEAGSLKLAEETAKRDEDVIILKNHGVVCLGKDLIDAYIKVEVLEEQAKLTLLNLLVKK
- a CDS encoding UPF0147 family protein, encoding MVFGSAASEKTPEEILKGVALMLDEIINDTTVPRNIRAAAEKAKEAVLKEGEEPIVRSATAIHILDEISNDPNMPLHTRTQIWSIVSELERVK
- the glmS gene encoding glutamine--fructose-6-phosphate transaminase (isomerizing), which gives rise to MCGIIGYIGNDKAPKILLNGLRRLEYRGYDSCGIGVVDNNKLIIKKNVGKVEEVAKKERFLDIDGNIGIGHCLHPDTYVILPDGRMKKISEIDEDEVLSVNFEDLKLYNKKIKKFKHKAPKILYKIKTAFSELITTGEHKLFVVENGKIVEKCVKDLNGSELIGVVRKLNYSFNDNVEFKDVYVERHYKLDETIRNKLRKVREKLGLTRKDVEKLCGVKEIYIVKIETGKLESIEEERLKKLCSLYGINFEEIIYRDNLHYTNPVKFPKTPTPELMQIIGYIIGDGHFPSNRMLRLKDERKEVLEEYNQLFKTVFNLEGNIKKGDGNYYILEINSKYLIDWFRENIPELFNKTGNERTPEFVFRLNNDLVASYLRGIFDAEGYIRAEAKQIGIGMTSKCFIKEIQFLLLRFGILASYSKIKRKEENWNNTHKLLISDKKSFELFKKYIGFTAKDKMEKLEAILNKMKGLNFRYISIPLTKKEIREFVGVPLKTIKNGDNYCTDYTIEKIIEELNSKGLYDKAEYLKRFLDADIVWTKFKIEEVESDVEYVYDLEVEDYHNFIGNLIINHNSRWATHGNVCKENAHPHTDCKEEIAVVHNGIISNYKELKDELMKKGHKFKSETDTEVVPHLIEEELKKFKEINEENYIKAVKNAIKKLKGTYALVIINKNFPNLLIGARNESPLILGINDDGYFLGSDITAFLDYTNKAIPLEDGDVVVIKKKENGYEVTIENNGNTVEREMMEINWDISSAEKMGYPHFMLKEIMEQPEVLKVSAKISAEEIKELAKCIKDYDRVYFVAMGTSLHAAMVVEYLFAKLGKLVIACDASEFLNKGVVDDKTLVIGITQSGETYDTLKALRFAKKNKAKTGAIVNVLGSTATREADITVMMGAGIEIAVCATKTYTSQLMILYRLFIEYGKLLGRDMSEYEKEIDKIPNYIKEVLDKKETIKEIANNLKVNNYIFISKGINIASALEGALKFKEITYLHAEGMSGGLLKHGTISLIDENMDTVAIVPPRDSAVFNSILSNIEEVKARGGKVIAITPTEIDGAENILVPEVIEEISPIVYAPAFQLLAYYKAVELGRDVDKPRGLAKSVTVE